The following are from one region of the Candidatus Trichorickettsia mobilis genome:
- the secE gene encoding preprotein translocase subunit SecE: MLKDNKIIKFYEQVKQEAYKVVWPNKKELITSTSIIVVAVLICSVICMILDYGIHGLVRILLNIGK; this comes from the coding sequence ATGTTAAAAGATAATAAGATTATAAAATTTTATGAGCAAGTTAAACAAGAAGCTTATAAAGTTGTATGGCCAAATAAAAAAGAATTAATTACTTCCACTTCTATAATAGTTGTTGCAGTATTGATTTGTAGTGTCATTTGTATGATATTAGATTATGGTATTCATGGTTTAGTACGTATTTTACTGAACATTGGAAAATAG